The genomic window GAAACCAGCCTTGATTATAGGACAGCCTACAAAACTGTTAGGAGCAAGCTCGCAGAGGAGATGAACATACACACCTCAAGGAGGGAGAGGATGAACCAAATAGCCCATAGAATAAAGGACATGATAATGGAAGACCCTCAGGTGGAGATATACGAAGAGCCGAGCGTAATAAGGAACAGGATAAGGGAGATTCTCATGGAGGCGGTTAGAGAAGAGGAAGAGATAGACAAAGAGGTAAGAGAAAGGATAAGGTCTTATTCAAAAAGGATAGTGGAGGGTACCCCCGAGTGGAACCATCTCTACAAGAGAATATACGAAGATGCCCTAAAGAGAAGAGGTCTACTCTAAGGCAGGTATGCTATAGGGTTTTGTCTGACCCCGTATTTTAGAACCTCATAATGGAGGTGTGGTCCAAACGCCCTACCGGTAGTTCCTACGTTTCCTATTATCTGACCCTTTACAACCCTGTCTGAGTAGGAAACCTTTATGTCCGATAGGTGTGAGTATAGGGTTGCAAAACCATAACCGTGATAGATAATAACTGTCTTGCCATAGCCCCTTATCCACCCTGCGTATATAACCCTGCCCTCAGAAGAGGAAACCACAGGTGTTCCGTAAGGTGCGGATATGTCTATGCCAGTGTGAAATTCTCTTCTCCTTCCCATGGTTCTCCAACCGTAGTCTGAGGTTATAACACCCACCACTGGCCATATGTCTGGCTTGACTGTTTCTATAGTTTTGACATTGAAAAGCTCTTTCATGGCTTCTTCCACAGAC from Hydrogenobacter sp. T-8 includes these protein-coding regions:
- a CDS encoding DUF507 family protein codes for the protein MRLPEKLVERIADRIIKELYENEKIIEPEDPYTFKKKIIAIFKEAEEQERMLDEKTKEILKEKLELLEETSLDYRTAYKTVRSKLAEEMNIHTSRRERMNQIAHRIKDMIMEDPQVEIYEEPSVIRNRIREILMEAVREEEEIDKEVRERIRSYSKRIVEGTPEWNHLYKRIYEDALKRRGLL
- a CDS encoding M23 family metallopeptidase; its protein translation is MKRFVFTLALVGALCKPIMDASPLGIGGPSEVSYQNTEPSEELFDVDTVSKIIATEMSVEEAMKELFNVKTIETVKPDIWPVVGVITSDYGWRTMGRRREFHTGIDISAPYGTPVVSSSEGRVIYAGWIRGYGKTVIIYHGYGFATLYSHLSDIKVSYSDRVVKGQIIGNVGTTGRAFGPHLHYEVLKYGVRQNPIAYLP